One window of Pseudomonas urmiensis genomic DNA carries:
- a CDS encoding DegQ family serine endoprotease, with product MFAAVLMLGQVLSAQAEEALPDFTTLVEQASPAVVNISTKQKLPDRLAAGTMPDLEGLPPMFREFFERNMPQQPRSPRGDRQREAQSLGSGFIISSDGYVLTNNHVVADADEIIVRLSDRSELQAKLVGTDPRTDVALLKVEGKNLPTVKLGDSEKLKVGEWVLAIGSPFGFDHSVTKGIVSAKGRTLPNDTYVPFIQTDVAINPGNSGGPLFNMKGEVVGINSQIFTRSGGFMGLSFAIPIDVALDVSNQLKKDGKVNRGWLGVVIQEVNKDLAESFGLDKPAGALVAQVLEDGPAAKGGLQVGDVILSMNGQPIVMSADLPHLVGSLKDGAKAKLEIIRNGKRQNLDVTVGALPEDDADIGTGAQGGAERSSNRLGVSVTDLTAEQKKSLELKGGVLIKEVQDGPAALIGLRPGDVISHLNNQAISNAKEFTEIAKGLPKNRSVSMRVLRQGRASFITFKLAE from the coding sequence ATGTTCGCCGCCGTGCTCATGCTCGGTCAGGTGCTCAGCGCTCAGGCCGAAGAAGCCCTGCCGGACTTCACTACCCTGGTGGAGCAGGCCTCGCCGGCCGTGGTCAACATCAGTACCAAACAGAAGCTGCCGGACCGCCTCGCCGCCGGGACCATGCCCGATCTCGAAGGGCTGCCACCGATGTTCCGCGAGTTCTTCGAGCGCAATATGCCGCAACAGCCGCGTTCGCCGCGTGGCGACCGCCAGCGTGAAGCGCAGTCGCTCGGCTCGGGCTTCATCATTTCCAGTGATGGCTACGTGCTGACCAACAACCATGTCGTGGCCGACGCCGACGAAATCATCGTGCGCCTGTCCGATCGCAGCGAGCTGCAGGCCAAGCTGGTCGGTACCGATCCGCGCACCGACGTGGCCCTGCTCAAGGTCGAAGGCAAAAACCTGCCAACGGTAAAGCTGGGCGACTCCGAGAAGCTCAAGGTCGGGGAGTGGGTGCTGGCCATCGGTTCGCCGTTTGGCTTCGATCATTCGGTGACCAAAGGGATCGTCAGCGCCAAGGGTCGTACCCTGCCTAACGACACCTATGTGCCGTTCATCCAGACTGACGTGGCGATCAACCCAGGTAACTCCGGTGGCCCGCTGTTCAACATGAAAGGCGAAGTGGTCGGCATCAACTCGCAGATCTTCACCCGCTCCGGGGGCTTCATGGGCCTGTCCTTCGCTATCCCGATCGACGTGGCGCTGGATGTCTCCAACCAACTGAAGAAAGACGGCAAGGTCAACCGCGGCTGGCTCGGCGTGGTGATCCAGGAGGTCAACAAAGACCTGGCAGAATCGTTTGGCCTCGACAAACCAGCCGGTGCCTTGGTCGCTCAGGTTTTGGAAGACGGCCCGGCTGCCAAAGGTGGCCTGCAGGTCGGTGATGTAATCCTCAGCATGAATGGTCAGCCGATCGTCATGTCGGCCGATCTGCCGCACTTGGTCGGCAGCCTCAAGGACGGCGCCAAGGCCAAGCTTGAGATCATCCGCAACGGCAAGCGGCAGAACCTCGATGTCACCGTCGGCGCACTGCCGGAAGATGACGCCGATATTGGTACCGGTGCCCAAGGCGGCGCCGAGCGCAGCAGCAACCGTCTGGGCGTCTCGGTGACTGACCTGACCGCCGAGCAGAAAAAATCGCTTGAGCTCAAGGGTGGTGTGCTCATCAAGGAAGTTCAGGACGGCCCTGCGGCGCTGATCGGTCTGCGTCCGGGCGACGTCATCAGCCACCTGAACAACCAGGCGATCAGCAACGCCAAGGAGTTCACCGAGATCGCCAAGGGCCTGCCGAAGAACCGTTCGGTGTCCATGCGCGTTCTGCGTCAGGGGCGCGCCAGCTTCATCACCTTCAAACTGGCTGAATAA
- a CDS encoding MucB/RseB C-terminal domain-containing protein, translated as MRALPLLSLLLGSCMTVPALAANSSPEASEWLNKLARAEQVQSYQGSFVYERNGSFSSHDIWHRVHNGTVSERLLQLDGAAQEIVRVDGKVQCVSGALASGVATPPDSAPRMLDPLKLMSWYDLRVAGKSRVADRDAVIVTLTPRDQHRYAFELHLDRETGLPLRSLMLNDKGQLLERFQMTRLDTTAPSDQELHASASCKPVQSVASASGGSTAAWRSDWLPPGFELINSSSRRDASRNSTVSSLMYDDGLARFSVFLEPVKGSSGNDIRTQLGPTVAVSRQLNTPNGKVMVTVVGEIPLGTAERVALSMRAQDAQARQ; from the coding sequence ATGCGCGCGCTACCTCTCCTGTCGCTGCTACTAGGCAGCTGCATGACGGTGCCAGCGTTGGCAGCCAACTCCTCGCCTGAGGCGAGTGAGTGGTTGAACAAGCTGGCACGAGCCGAGCAAGTACAGAGTTACCAGGGTTCCTTCGTTTACGAACGTAACGGCAGCTTCTCTTCCCACGATATCTGGCACCGTGTGCACAATGGCACGGTCAGCGAGCGGCTGTTGCAGCTCGATGGCGCGGCCCAGGAAATCGTGCGCGTCGATGGCAAGGTGCAGTGCGTTAGCGGGGCTCTGGCCAGCGGGGTGGCAACGCCACCTGACTCTGCGCCGCGCATGCTCGATCCGCTCAAGCTGATGAGCTGGTACGACTTGAGGGTTGCGGGTAAATCCCGGGTCGCTGATCGCGATGCGGTGATTGTCACGCTTACTCCCCGCGACCAGCATCGTTACGCCTTCGAATTACATCTGGACCGTGAGACTGGATTGCCCCTGCGCTCGTTGATGCTCAACGACAAGGGCCAGTTGCTCGAGCGCTTCCAGATGACCCGTTTGGATACCACCGCCCCAAGCGATCAAGAGCTGCATGCCAGTGCCTCGTGCAAGCCTGTCCAGTCAGTTGCCTCGGCGTCTGGCGGTTCTACGGCGGCTTGGCGCTCAGACTGGCTGCCGCCAGGCTTCGAGCTGATCAACAGCTCCAGCCGGCGCGACGCTTCGCGCAACAGTACGGTCAGCAGCTTGATGTATGACGACGGTCTGGCGCGCTTCTCTGTGTTCCTGGAGCCGGTCAAGGGCAGCTCGGGCAACGATATTCGAACCCAGTTAGGCCCAACCGTGGCCGTTTCGCGCCAACTCAACACGCCCAATGGCAAAGTCATGGTGACCGTGGTTGGAGAGATTCCTTTGGGTACCGCCGAACGTGTGGCATTGTCCATGCGGGCGCAGGATGCTCAGGCGCGTCAGTAA
- a CDS encoding sigma-E factor negative regulatory protein, with amino-acid sequence MSREALQESLSAVMDNEADELELRRVLSAVDDADTRATWSRYQVARAAMHKELLLPKLDIASAVSAALADEAVPAKVKQGPWRSIGRLAVAASVTVAVLAGVRLYNQDEITGSELAAQQPAQQGLSMPQTQGPAVLAGYSESSEQPTGPMANGVLQNQAGWDQRLPGYLRQHAQESALKGTETALPYARAASLENR; translated from the coding sequence ATGAGTCGTGAAGCTTTGCAGGAATCGCTGTCCGCGGTGATGGATAACGAAGCGGACGAACTGGAATTGCGTCGGGTGCTCAGCGCCGTCGATGACGCAGACACCCGTGCCACCTGGTCGCGTTACCAGGTTGCCCGCGCAGCGATGCACAAGGAACTGCTGCTGCCTAAGCTGGATATCGCCTCGGCGGTGTCTGCAGCACTGGCTGATGAAGCCGTGCCGGCCAAGGTCAAGCAGGGCCCATGGCGTAGCATCGGCCGTCTGGCTGTAGCTGCCTCGGTGACCGTTGCGGTGCTGGCAGGTGTACGCCTGTACAACCAAGATGAAATCACCGGTAGCGAACTGGCTGCCCAGCAACCGGCACAGCAAGGTCTGAGCATGCCGCAAACACAAGGCCCAGCTGTATTGGCAGGCTATAGTGAAAGCAGTGAGCAACCGACCGGGCCAATGGCCAATGGTGTGCTGCAGAACCAGGCCGGCTGGGATCAGCGTCTGCCAGGCTACCTGCGTCAGCACGCCCAGGAATCTGCGCTCAAGGGCACTGAAACCGCTCTGCCATACGCCCGCGCTGCCAGCCTGGAAAACCGCTAG
- the rpoE gene encoding RNA polymerase sigma factor RpoE, translating to MLTQEEDQQLVERVQRGDRRAFDLLVLKYQHKILGLIVRFVHDTHEAQDVAQEAFIKAYRALGNFRGDSAFYTWLYRIAINTAKNYLVSRGRRPPDSDVSSEDAEFYDGDHGLKDLESPERSLLRDEIEGTVHRTIQQLPEDLRTALTLREFDGLSYEDIASVMQCPVGTVRSRIFRAREAIDKALQPLLQES from the coding sequence ATGCTAACCCAGGAAGAGGATCAGCAGCTTGTTGAGCGCGTACAGCGCGGCGACAGGCGAGCGTTCGATCTGTTGGTGCTGAAGTATCAGCACAAGATTCTCGGGTTGATCGTGCGTTTCGTACACGACACCCATGAAGCCCAGGATGTAGCGCAGGAAGCCTTTATCAAGGCGTACCGAGCGCTTGGAAATTTCCGCGGAGACAGTGCGTTTTATACCTGGCTGTACCGCATCGCCATCAATACGGCGAAAAACTATCTGGTGTCCCGTGGTAGACGGCCCCCAGACAGCGATGTGAGCTCCGAGGATGCGGAGTTTTACGACGGCGATCATGGTCTCAAGGATCTCGAGTCCCCAGAGCGCTCGTTGTTGCGGGATGAAATCGAAGGCACCGTCCATCGCACCATCCAGCAACTGCCAGAAGATCTACGCACTGCTCTAACTTTGCGTGAATTTGATGGTCTGAGTTACGAGGACATTGCGAGCGTCATGCAATGTCCGGTGGGTACCGTGCGCTCTCGAATCTTCCGCGCTCGGGAGGCCATTGATAAAGCCCTGCAGCCGTTGTTGCAGGAATCCTGA